In Brassica napus cultivar Da-Ae chromosome A3, Da-Ae, whole genome shotgun sequence, the sequence TTATCACACTTAATATTATCAATCAAATTAGTCATGTTCacacataatttatttaaatatatatgtatatatttcttaattatttttaacaaaagaatatatatttaagtatataaaatctgatttaatatattttggatatggATCTGAAAATAATCAATATCTTTAAGTATGTAAAATCTGATTCTGATCTATTTgggaggtgttattggtttatacattttgactgatttagaaattcatagagtatttataaatccaagtaaaatatgcaaatccggagattttccctcggatttgagtctttgtatttttaactaaaaaatccaaacaaatccattcaaatctattataaaatcaaatatattagtaaatccgtacgattgaataacacttgatttgatatagaatttatgaatcattaaaccaataacacctgattttaatacagatttgaaaatcacaaaaccaataacactagatttagttcggattttcaaatccattttaCTTGGATATccgaaatattttggtttgggtCGAATTCAGTTCTGATTTTTTAGATACtaaaactttgattttttttggatttttaatagttttgatTTGGGTTCATTACTATGTTTTCAGACAagatttggtttggttcttcGGTTTTGAGTTTTTTGTCCCGCCTAGTTGTAATGACCggattttaatattattgaacttcttgTTATGAGTATAGTGTTATTAtatgtcaaaaataaattttgtttgaatgagaaatgaaaatttaataaaagttatttgtaaaatattcatattaaaaatatgtgaTGAAAATTTTCTTCTGTAtaaaagagagagaatagaTCAAAGTTTAGTAGtggaaaaatatatttggacCAAACCTAAATTTCATGTTTTGAAATCTAGTAAATGGGTCAAgagattaataaataaattagacTTATTAGGcctacttttatttttattttatcttaaaatttgTGGCTAATAAAGttgaaccaaaataaaataaaataaaatatctttgcTAGTTAAATTGGTCAACGTGAATTAATGGAGATAGTGCatgaaaatttgatttgatttgatttgtaaCTTACATCTAAATGCACATCCATATAATTATGATGAGAATATTTCGCAATCTGCATTTTTATTGCCTACATTGAAGATGACGTTAGGACGGTGGCTATATAAAGCTAGAATCATCTCATTACAAGACCACTCATCCAAtgcaaacaaaaacaacattctcttacatttttttcttttgtgtttgaCATTATAACATAGTTTTATGTTCCACTTTTCTTGATTCTGCTATAAGTCTTTTCCATTACGGATACGGTAcatatgttattatatatatttttttatttgtagctTTTGTTTTAGGTATCAAAATTGCTCATCTACAcgctttttttatataatttccttagtatatattattttcgtGGTCAACTGTATACACATTCAAAACCAAATCTAGAATCTGTATaggtttttttaatatttgtattgtaCGTACTGAGATTTTCTATGGGTTAATTTGTTGAATAACTATATTGaaagaaaatattagttttgtagtaagagagtagagagagataggaagaaaaagaaggagAGAGGGAAGAAAATGGTTAGTTagtgaaatataatttttttgttggttattgGTTCAAATTTCCCATTTTCTAagttgttttgatatatttttttggataaatcttcattttccaataatttttttaatgtataaataattaatctatTAAGTCTTTGTGCGTTACGTAAACGTGTTTATTTAACcatatatttatcatatttctTTCCACAGACTCAACCGCAACTTTGGCCGGCGATCATCATGACTTCGGAAGAAGTTGAACCAACCCAAATAAACAAGACGGTTCCTGAGTCACCGTCGTCGTTTCCATCGCTACCAGACGAAATCATAGAGAACATTCTTGCCCGTGTCTCGAGATGGAAGTACCCATCGCTCTCTCTCGTCTCAAAGGGATTCCACTCTCTCTTATCATCTAGGGAGATCTACAAGACGCGATCTCAAATAGGAGCCAATGAAACATGCGTCTATGTCTGGTTAAAGTTGCCCGGTCATCCTTGTGCGAGCTGGTTTAGCCTTCGGACGAAACCTAATAATCAAAATCAAACCAAGCAGAGAAGGAAGATGAGGTTTAAGCGCGACCCGAGTGGATTTTCTGTTGTTCCTATAGCTTCCTCTCCTACCGATTCTTTTCCCGAACTATATTACACCAAAACGGTTGGTCCGGAAATCTACATAATCGGTGGACCCTACGTTAACAAACCGTCTTCCTCAGTTCGGATCTTCGACTGTCGGAGTCACACTTGGCGTGATGGCCCTAAGATGACCGTGGCTAGAAAGCATGCCAATACAGTTGTACTCGATGAGAAAATTTATGTGATGGGAGGTTGCGATATTGACGCGTACTATGCCAACTGGATTGAGGTATTTGACGTTAAAACTCAGTCATGGGCAGCCTTTCCTGGGCCGGGCGTTGATGAGTTATGCAACCACTTTCGCAAAAGACGTTGCTATAATGTTAATGTGTTCGAAGGGAGAATTTACTTACTGGCAGGTGATATGGAATACACTTACGAGCCGAAAGATGGTACATGGAAACTTGTCAAAGAGATATCGAGTTTCCTATCCGATGATTCCGTGTACGCTTGGAGTGAGATTGGGAAGGTAATATGTTGTCGCACTCGCTCCGGTTATTTAATGTGGTCTGCCTCTGAGAATGAGGGTAGAGTATGGAGAGAGATTAAGGGTTTGAAAAAATTGCGTAGGCACCCTACAAGAGGTTTAAATCTTGGGTATGTGTTTGCACTGTTGGACTGTGGTGGCAAACTTTTAGTTATGTGGGATCCTTATCGCATTTCTGGTATCAGAAGCAAGAAAATTTGGTATGCCAAGATTTCTTTAGAATCAAGATGCAATGGACGCGAGGTGTGGGGAAAAGTTGAGTGTGTCGATGTGCTTACGTTTCCTGTCGAATCATATGAAGGGTTGGATTGTTTAACTGCTTCTGTTTGATGTCTCTTACAATGCTGTATGAGttgtttcttggttcttttacttttaaaatgctgttttgttctttttttttaataaaggtTTTGTTCTTTGAGAGTTGAGAAGCCgggtttttttctttaatgttAAACATTTATGCTTTAATCATATAGTATGTGCAATCGCATTATTTTACTCTTATGCcacaattttttctttataaggATTGTGAATATCATTAATCAAAATGAGTGAGTTTGTAGTAGTACAAAGGTTAAAAACGAGAAGCAATCAAAAATACCAAAATTATCtcattttaaactttttgacaacaTCAAAAATACTTTTCCATATTACAACGAGCTTTAACTATGTTCATTGCCTACATGACAGAAATTTTCtagataaaaacaaatttttcttTGATTAAATCTGTTCAAAAAGAAGCCACTTCATTAAAATTTGCTCtataaaatttgaattcaaGTTTAAATGGTACATGGAAACTTGTAAGAGAGAATTCAAGTTTCGTATCGGGTCCCGTACAGGTTTGGGGTCAGATGGGGGATATAATATACGGTTGCACTTAATTCGGGCATTTAATGTGGTCTCGCTTTGAGAATGAGGGTATAGAGGTTTAAAAACTGAGAGACGGTTTGATCTGGTTGAATGTGGTGGCCAACTTTTAGCTATGTGGGATCCGTATCCCAGTGTTCGCAGTTCTAGTATCAAACGAAATATCAAAATTTGGTATGCCAAGATTTCTTTAGAATCAAGATGCAATGGATGTGAGGTGTGGGGCAAGGTTGAGTGTGTTGATGTGCTTACCTTTCCTGTTGAATCATATCATTGGTTTAATTGTGTAACTGCTTCTGCTTGATGTCGCTTAGAAATGGTATGAGTTGCTTCTTTTGCTTTGAACATGCTGTTTTGCTCTTtgagacaattttttttttttgaaaatctttgAGACAATCTTCATCCCTCTGTTCTATCATAAGCTCAATTATATGATAATCTCTCGAAATTCAAATGTCTCCTTATACATATGTGTACGCAGGTGTACGTGACtgttaagaatatatatagataataaaaCTGAACATGTATTTCGAGTGATATTATTAACGCTTAAAATTGATGTTTGGTTAGCTTTATTTAGTTCAAGTTCAGTCCCGATTAAAAACCCCAATTAG encodes:
- the LOC106416995 gene encoding F-box/kelch-repeat protein At5g39560, with translation MTSEEVEPTQINKTVPESPSSFPSLPDEIIENILARVSRWKYPSLSLVSKGFHSLLSSREIYKTRSQIGANETCVYVWLKLPGHPCASWFSLRTKPNNQNQTKQRRKMRFKRDPSGFSVVPIASSPTDSFPELYYTKTVGPEIYIIGGPYVNKPSSSVRIFDCRSHTWRDGPKMTVARKHANTVVLDEKIYVMGGCDIDAYYANWIEVFDVKTQSWAAFPGPGVDELCNHFRKRRCYNVNVFEGRIYLLAGDMEYTYEPKDGTWKLVKEISSFLSDDSVYAWSEIGKVICCRTRSGYLMWSASENEGRVWREIKGLKKLRRHPTRGLNLGYVFALLDCGGKLLVMWDPYRISGIRSKKIWYAKISLESRCNGREVWGKVECVDVLTFPVESYEGLDCLTASV